Proteins encoded in a region of the Quercus lobata isolate SW786 chromosome 8, ValleyOak3.0 Primary Assembly, whole genome shotgun sequence genome:
- the LOC115955839 gene encoding transcription factor TCP4-like translates to MGMKSTGGEIVQVQGGHIVRSTGRKDRHSKVYTAKGPRDRRVRLSAHTAIQFYDVQDRLGYDRPSKAVDWLIKKAKSAIDKLAELPPWHPTGTAAEPDPNAGSAEMTIAEQSESSGYNFQLHRQLGENPDDNSTFIPTSLDSETITDTMKSLFPTSSANSSINFQSYPPDLISRNSNHPQDLGLSLHSFQDHSAPADQNLFVGSAPMGFDSNYQRMVAWNNDTSAENRGGFVFNSQALSQQALLGQGSAFSQRGPLQSSFAHSVRAWDHDLSIASTDHQKSQPIHHSSIFGSRFTTDGLTGFCIPARIQGEEEQSADRPSSDSPNSHH, encoded by the coding sequence ATGGGCATGAAGAGCACCGGGGGAGAGATAGTCCAAGTCCAAGGAGGCCACATTGTCCGATCCACCGGCCGTAAAGACCGGCACAGCAAGGTCTACACCGCAAAAGGTCCCCGTGACCGTCGTGTCCGGCTCTCAGCCCACACTGCCATTCAATTCTATGATGTTCAAGACCGGTTAGGCTATGACCGGCCTAGCAAAGCCGTGGACTGGCTCATCAAGAAGGCTAAGTCTGCCATTGACAAGCTAGCTGAGCTACCACCATGGCATCCAACTGGGACTGCTGCAGAACCGGACCCAAATGCGGGCTCAGCAGAAATGACAATAGCAGAACAATCAGAGTCTTCTGGCTACAACTTTCAGCTCCATAGGCAATTGGGTGAGAACCCAGATGACAATTCAACCTTCATTCCTACATCTTTAGACTCTGAAACCATCACAGACACCATGAAATCATTGTTCCCAACAAGCTCAGCAAATTCCTCTATCAATTTCCAGAGCTACCCACCTGATTTAATTTCAAGAAACTCCAACCACCCCCAAGATCTTGGCCTATCCCTACACTCTTTCCAGGACCATTCAGCTCCAGCTGATCAGAACCTTTTTGTGGGCTCGGCTCCCATGGGATTCGATTCCAATTACCAGAGAATGGTAGCCTGGAATAACGACACAAGCGCAGAGAACAGAGGCGGGTTCGTGTTCAACTCTCAAGCATTGTCACAACAAGCATTGCTAGGCCAAGGCTCAGCATTTTCACAGAGGGGACCCCTTCAGTCCAGTTTTGCGCATTCAGTTCGCGCATGGGATCATGATCTTTCCATTGCCTCAACAGATCACCAGAAATCACAGCCAATTCACCACTCTTCCATCTTTGGAAGCCGCTTCACTACCGATGGTTTAACGGGGTTTTGCATTCCTGCAAGAATTCAGGGTGAGGAGGAGCAGAGTGCCGATAGGCCTTCCTCTGATTCTCCCAATTCCCACCATTGA